In Apodemus sylvaticus chromosome 7, mApoSyl1.1, whole genome shotgun sequence, the sequence CTCAAATGTAAGGATTTGAAACCCTGTTTCTGGGCTGCATGCAGTCTGTTGGCTGAACAATTGCCCAGCATCCATGAAGACCTAGTTCACTCCATAATGCCATATACTTCTCTTCTTgtacaagaagaagaaatgaccaGACCTTGAATCTCTCATGGCAACACTGAATCTTCTTATCCAAACACAGCTCTTTCCATATGAATACTGCTCACTGACCAATCACACCACTGCAGCTCATGATACTGCTCTTCTgttaagaaaatgttctcttaCCCAAGGTTTTCCTCAGAGCAACTTTGACATCCTTATTTCTCAAGCTATAGATCAGAGGATTCAACATGGGCACCACAATCATATAGAACAAGGAAGACACTTTTCCTTGATCAAGGGGCAAAATGGAAGGAGGTTTGAGGTACATGAAAGCCCCAgaaccaaagaaaagacaaaccacAATCAAGTGGGAGCTGCAGGTGCTGAAGGCCTTGGACCTGCCCTCTGTGGAATGCATGCGAAGAATGCTAGAGAGGATGAGGGCGTAAGAGACGAAGATGGTGGCAATGGGTACACCGATATCAAAGGCCACAACAATAAAGATTACTAGCTCATTTATGAAGGTACTGTTGCAGGACAGCTCAAGAAGGGGTAGGATGTCACACATGAAGTGATTGACAAGGTTGTCTGCACAGAAGGTCAGATTCATTAGGTTCCCTGTATGGGCCATAGCCCCAGAGAAGCCCATCACATAGACTCCCAGTAAAAGAAGTAAATATACCTGGGGAGACATGGTGACCGTGTACATCAGGGGGTTACAGATGGCAACATAGCGGTCATATGCCATGGCTGACAGAATAAAGGACTCAGagacaacaaagaaacagaagaaaaacagctGTGTCATGCACCCTGGATGTG encodes:
- the LOC127689229 gene encoding olfactory receptor 8B12, whose amino-acid sequence is MTVKNSSVTEFILAGLTDQPGLCMPLFFLFLGFYLVTVVGNLGLISLIGLNSHLHTPMYFFLFNLSVIDFCYSSTIIPKMLVSFISKKNIISHPGCMTQLFFFCFFVVSESFILSAMAYDRYVAICNPLMYTVTMSPQVYLLLLLGVYVMGFSGAMAHTGNLMNLTFCADNLVNHFMCDILPLLELSCNSTFINELVIFIVVAFDIGVPIATIFVSYALILSSILRMHSTEGRSKAFSTCSSHLIVVCLFFGSGAFMYLKPPSILPLDQGKVSSLFYMIVVPMLNPLIYSLRNKDVKVALRKTLGKRTFS